A DNA window from candidate division KSB1 bacterium contains the following coding sequences:
- a CDS encoding 3-oxoacyl-ACP synthase, giving the protein MSQSFNNAASALPAAPAGTVPVGIVSAGMHLPAGFLTAADIAAQSGLPEWVVRDKLGIHKKYIAGADDHPNDMALAAARDCLARAAIPASEIDLVLCTTEEWKEYAMWTAGIDLAHRLGAPRAWAIDLHMRCCTTIAAIKIACDLMACDDSLHTVLIAGGYNVSRFVNFKNPRTSFLFNLGAGAGALLLRKHWPRNRVLGAHLLSDGSMSRHVIVPASGTREHPSDAAVAAGRFYFDLVEPEAMKNRLNEVSMHNWLTCIDEALRKSSRLVGRTLTRRDIGFLNMILVKPSAHREMLQHLGLQETQSVYLAEYGHIGEQDNIIAIREGEKQGRLRDGDLMVMVGAGIGYVWGAACVRWGPL; this is encoded by the coding sequence ATGAGTCAGTCTTTCAACAACGCTGCGAGCGCGCTGCCTGCAGCGCCTGCCGGTACCGTCCCCGTGGGCATCGTCAGTGCCGGCATGCACCTGCCCGCCGGTTTCCTCACCGCCGCCGACATTGCCGCACAAAGCGGCCTGCCGGAGTGGGTGGTGCGCGACAAGCTCGGCATTCACAAAAAGTACATCGCCGGCGCCGATGATCATCCCAACGACATGGCGCTGGCCGCCGCGCGTGACTGCCTGGCCCGCGCCGCCATTCCCGCCAGCGAAATCGACCTGGTGCTCTGCACCACCGAGGAGTGGAAGGAATACGCGATGTGGACCGCCGGCATCGATCTCGCCCACCGTCTGGGCGCCCCCCGGGCGTGGGCAATCGATTTGCACATGCGCTGCTGCACCACCATTGCCGCCATTAAAATCGCCTGCGATCTGATGGCCTGTGACGACAGCCTGCACACCGTGCTGATCGCCGGCGGCTACAACGTCAGCCGCTTCGTCAATTTCAAAAACCCCCGCACCTCGTTTCTGTTCAATCTCGGCGCCGGCGCCGGTGCCCTGCTGCTGCGCAAGCACTGGCCGCGCAATCGCGTGCTGGGCGCCCATCTCCTCAGCGATGGTTCGATGAGCCGGCATGTCATCGTGCCTGCCAGCGGCACGCGGGAACATCCCAGCGACGCGGCAGTGGCCGCCGGCCGCTTTTATTTCGACCTGGTCGAGCCCGAAGCGATGAAGAACCGTCTGAACGAAGTTTCCATGCACAACTGGCTCACTTGCATCGACGAGGCGCTGCGCAAGAGCAGCCGGCTCGTGGGCCGGACATTGACCCGTCGCGACATCGGTTTTCTCAACATGATCCTGGTCAAACCCTCGGCGCATCGCGAAATGCTGCAGCACCTCGGCCTGCAGGAAACGCAGTCGGTTTATCTGGCGGAGTATGGTCATATCGGGGAGCAGGACAATATCATCGCCATCCGCGAAGGCGAGAAGCAGGGCCGGCTGCGGGACGGGGATTTGATGGTGATGGTGGGCGCGGGCATCGGCTACGTGTGGGGCGCGGCCTGCGTGCGCTGGGGCCCGCTGTGA
- a CDS encoding long-chain fatty acid--CoA ligase, with amino-acid sequence MPIQPSTYVTDWLHKRACLTPEQPALLDRASGRQLTFAEWNAQANRTANFLRALGVQPGDRVSVYASNCPAYLDLLFACGKIGAILHNLNWRLTVFELRVLLAEAEAKVLCYSPEWRLQVEELRPALGNTTIVALGEPAAGERGFHEREQYADILPDPAQLHSDDAWAIFYTGGTTGLPKGAVLTHGNMTWNSINTVTSWGLTAADCAALQLPLFHIGGPNIFMLPLVHVGGRTILCRGFEVDETFDLVESGAITLYVGVPTMFIMLQQHPRWQQADFSRLKLVISGGASCPLPVMQKFWDKGVDFKTGYGLTEAAGNNFWLPPPQVRRKPGAVGFPLFHIDMKIVRPDGSRCAAQEAGELLIRGPHVMAGYWRKPEETAAVLRDGWLHTGDLARQDEEGCFYIIGRSKDMFISGGENVYPAEVESALHAHPAVAEAAVIGVPDETWGEVGKAFLVLKAGRQVSEQELLAFLRTRLAKYKIPRSFEFLAALPKTAIGKIDKKKLQPGP; translated from the coding sequence ATGCCGATACAACCCTCAACCTATGTTACGGACTGGCTGCACAAGCGGGCGTGTTTGACGCCGGAGCAGCCGGCGCTGCTGGATCGCGCCAGCGGCCGGCAGTTGACTTTTGCCGAGTGGAACGCGCAGGCCAACCGCACCGCCAATTTTCTGCGCGCCCTGGGCGTGCAACCGGGTGACCGCGTCTCGGTGTATGCCTCCAATTGCCCGGCCTATCTCGATTTGCTGTTCGCCTGCGGCAAGATCGGCGCGATTCTGCACAACCTCAACTGGCGGCTGACCGTGTTCGAACTGCGCGTTTTGCTCGCCGAAGCGGAGGCCAAAGTGCTGTGCTATTCGCCGGAGTGGCGGCTGCAAGTGGAGGAGCTGCGGCCGGCGCTGGGCAACACCACGATCGTGGCGCTGGGCGAGCCGGCGGCCGGCGAACGCGGCTTCCACGAACGCGAGCAGTACGCCGACATTTTGCCCGATCCCGCGCAGCTGCACAGCGATGATGCCTGGGCCATCTTCTACACCGGCGGCACCACCGGCCTTCCCAAGGGCGCGGTGCTCACCCACGGCAACATGACCTGGAACAGCATCAACACGGTGACGAGCTGGGGGCTGACCGCGGCGGATTGCGCCGCGCTGCAGCTTCCCCTGTTTCACATCGGCGGGCCGAACATTTTCATGCTGCCGCTGGTGCACGTCGGCGGCCGCACCATCCTGTGCCGTGGTTTCGAAGTCGACGAAACCTTCGATTTGGTGGAAAGTGGCGCCATTACCCTCTATGTCGGCGTGCCGACGATGTTCATCATGCTGCAGCAGCATCCGCGCTGGCAGCAGGCGGATTTCTCCCGCCTGAAGCTGGTCATCAGTGGTGGCGCCTCCTGCCCTCTGCCGGTGATGCAGAAATTCTGGGACAAGGGCGTCGATTTCAAAACAGGCTACGGTCTGACGGAGGCCGCGGGCAACAATTTCTGGCTGCCGCCGCCACAGGTGCGTCGCAAACCCGGCGCGGTGGGGTTCCCGCTCTTTCACATCGACATGAAAATCGTGCGGCCCGATGGCAGCCGCTGTGCCGCACAGGAGGCCGGCGAACTGTTGATTCGCGGGCCGCATGTCATGGCCGGCTACTGGCGCAAGCCGGAAGAAACCGCCGCCGTGCTGCGCGACGGCTGGCTGCACACCGGCGATCTGGCGCGCCAGGATGAGGAGGGCTGTTTCTACATTATCGGCCGCAGCAAGGACATGTTCATCAGCGGTGGCGAAAATGTTTACCCTGCGGAGGTGGAGAGTGCCTTGCATGCCCATCCCGCCGTGGCGGAGGCGGCGGTGATCGGCGTGCCGGATGAGACCTGGGGCGAGGTCGGCAAGGCCTTCCTCGTCCTGAAGGCGGGCAGGCAGGTGAGTGAACAGGAACTGCTGGCATTTCTCCGGACGCGACTGGCGAAATACAAAATCCCGCGCTCCTTCGAATTCCTCGCCGCATTGCCCAAAACAGCAATCGGCAAGATCGACAAGAAGAAGCTGCAACCAGGCCCCTGA